The sequence below is a genomic window from Lentimicrobium saccharophilum.
CCCGTGCGCAGCGAAACGGCATCCAGCATATAAAAGGTATCTTTCAGCTCAACCCCGTATGCACCGATGTTCTGTATCGGGCTGCTGCCGACATTGCCGGGAATCAGGCTCAGGTTCTCAAGCCCGCCGAAATTATGCCTTACACAGTATTGTACAAAATCATCCCAGTTCTCACCGGCCATCCCGCGCACATAAACGAATTCTTCATCCTGGTCAATAACCTCAATGCCTTTGGTTGCGACTCCGACAACCATTCCGTCAAAATCCTTGGTAAACAACACATTGCTGCCTCCACCCAGAAACAGCAAGGGTGTACCGGTCTGATGAATCATGCGGAGCAGTGCCGGAAGCTCACTCTCTGCCGTCAGCCTCGTAAATACGGCGGCTTTCACATCCATCCCGAATGTGTTGCAGGACTTCAGGCTGTAATTGAATTTCTGTTCGGGAACAGGGTGTATTGTCATGGGCACAAAGTTAAGGAGATCGTTCCGACATTCCGGAGGCATGCACCGAATAATTTACCGGCCGGATTCTTAAGACCGGTTGCAGATTACCATAAAAATCACAAGCAATTAAATATCAAATACGCCCGGATCAGGCACCTGGCAATGCTTAAGCATTTAAACTTCTTTAATCAGCACATTTTCACTTCCGCCAGTTTACTGTAAAACAGATGGCCTGCCAATAGCAGTGTTTCCAAAAATTCAGGTATTTTTGCAGCCACCAAAACACCTGACTACCTGCCTTGAAGAAAGTCATTGTTACCGTAACCAATGATTTAAGCACCGACCAGCGCGTTGATAAGTCATGTCGCACCCTCAGGAATATGGGCTTTAGCGTATTACTTGTCGGACGCAGGTTACCGGGCAGCCTTGAGTTGACCGGTCGTCCATACACTACAAAGCGGATGAAGTTATTCTTCCGCAGGGGGCCGCTCTTTTATGCTGAATACAACATCCGGCTGCTTTGGTTGCTTATCACCCATCGTTGTCATTTAATTGTTGCCAACGACCTCGATACGCTCCCTGCCGGCTTTCTGGCGCACAGGCTGAAACGGGTACCCCTGGTTTACGACAGCCACGAATTCTACACCGGGACACCCGAGTTGGTTGACCGGCCTTTTGTTCAGGGAATATGGGAAAGCATTGAAGCGTTTATTTTCCCCAGACTCACAGATATTATTACCGTTAATGGCAGTATCGCCAGGTTATATGAAGAAAAATATCATAAAAAGCTGCATGTGGTAAGGAACATTCCCCGACGCCTGAAGGAGGGGAAAAGCTATAGCCGGGCAGAGCTCGGCTTACCTGAGGACAGGAAAATAATTCTGTTGCAGGGAGCGGGCATCAATATTCAGCGGGGTGCGGAAGAGGCAATTGAGGCGGTGGGGCAATGCGGGGACACCCTCCTGCTCATTATCGGCAGCGGTGATGTGATTGGAAAACTCAAAGAAAAAGCAGAACAGCCTGAATTCAGAGACAGGGTAATGTTCCTGCCAAAGATGCCGTATGAGGAAATGATGCGTTATACAAGACTGGCAGATATTGGGCTGACCCTGGACAAAGACACCAATATCAATTATCGTTTCAGTTTGCCTAACAAGCTTTTTGACTATATTCACGCCCGCATTCCCGTGCTGGCTTCGCGTTTGCCTGAGATTGCCGCCATTGTTGAGGGTTATGACATCGGGATGATTACTGATAGTCATGATCCGGAACAGATTGCAAAAAAATTCAGAGAGATGCTCGACCATCCTGAACGTACAATCAGGTGGAAAAATAATCTGGACAAAGCAGCCGAAGCGCTTTGCTGGGAAAAAGAAGAACTTATTCTGAAAGAAGTCTATCAAAAATATGTCTGACCAACACCTGCATATTGTTTCATTCGATGTACCTTTTCCGCCCAACTACGGTGGAGTAATCGACGTCTTTTATAAAATCATGGCGCTGCACAATTACGGCATCCGTCTGCACCTGCATATCTTTGAATACCCCGGGCGCGACCGGGCAACTGAACTGGAAGCATTCTGTGAAGAAGTACACTATTATTCAAGGAAAACCGGAATAGGGTCCGCATTCAGTCCTATACCCTATATCGTGAAGAGCCGCCGCTCTGAATCATTGGTGCGCAATCTTCTGAAAGACAATTACCCGGTGCTCTTCGAGGGTATGCATTCATGCTATTATCTTGACGACCCGCGGCTCAGGAACCGCAAGTTGATATATCGCGAGAGCAACATCGAACATGAATATTACATAAACCTCTTTTCCGCGGAGCACAACCTGGCAAAAAAAGCCTATTTCCTTGCAGAAAGTTTGAAACTGAGGTTTTTTCAACGCAAACTGAAGCATGCCGGCCTGATGCTTGTGGTATCAGAATGTGATACCGATTACCTTAAAAAAGTGTTTCCCGGGAAAGATATCCGGTTTCTGCCAAGTTTTCATGCCAATGATGCCTTTAATATTGAAGCAGGTAGCGGAGATTACGCACTCTATCACGGAAATATTGAAGTACCTGAAAATGAGGCAGCCGTAGAATTCCTTATCAGAAAGGTTTTTGCCGGCAGCAATCACCGCCTCATCATAGCCGGAATGAATCCGCAGAAAAGGATTTTTGATCTTGCGCAACCTTACAGCAACATCAGTATTATTGCAAATCCAGACGATGAAAGGCTTTTCTCCCTGATTCGCAATGCCCATGTAAATGTGCTGGTCACCTTTCAGGCTACAGGCTTAAAACTTAAATTACTGAACACCCTGTACAATGGCAGGCATTGCCTTGTGAATCCTTTAATGCTCAACGGAACCGGGCTTGAGCCATTGTGCACAATTGCTGAAACAGCGGAAGATTTCAGAAAAAAACTGGACGACCTGAAGGATGTCCCCTTCTCACTATCTGCAGCGGAAAAAAGGCACGAATTACTCAACCGCAAATTTTCAAATTCAGGCAATGCTGCCCGGCTGGCCGAAGCCGTTTTCGGAAGTTAAAACTTTACCTGCTTCACATTTCAGGGTACGTGTGGGAAATTTCTCCATCAGTGCATAATTGTGGGTCGCCATCAGCACTGCACGCCCCGAATGGCTGATTTCAAAAAGCAGAGTCATAATTCCTTCCGAAGTTTCAGGATCCAGGTTGCCGGTAGGCTCATCTGCCAGGATCAACTCGGGGTCGTTAAGCAATGCACGGGCAATCGCAACACGCTGCTGTTCCCCTCCCGATAACTGATGGGGCATCTTGAATCCTTTGGTTTTCAGCCCTACCTTCTCGAGTACATCTTTGATCCTTTCATCCGCAGCCTCTTTATCTTTCCAACCTGTTGCCTTCAGTACAAACACCAGATTGTCATTTACACTGCGATCGGAAAGCAACTGAAAATCCTGGAAAACAATCCCTATTTTCCGGCGCAGGTATGGCACTTCCTTCTGCTTGATATTCCTGAGATTATACCCGACTACTTCAGCTTCTCCTTCATTCACGGGCAAATCAGCATACAGTGTTTTTAAAAGACTGCTCTTTCCGGTTCCTGTTTTGCCGATCAGATACACAAACTCCCCTTTGCCGATGGAAAGGGTAACCTCAGACAACACAAGGATATTGCGCTGGTAAACGCTCAGGTTGTTCAGTTCAATAATGGTATCAAGTGCCATGCATCAGTGCTTTGTGTGCAAAGATAGGGCTACTTTTTAAACGAAAGGAGGATTTTTACAAATAATACAGGACGAAGTTGCCTGAACAAATGATAAGGATTCCTGCTAACAAATACTGCTACCCGGATGCTTGTTTTCAACCGGGTGGATTATTAAAAGCAACATAAATACACCTGCATATGTTCGACATGAAATTCCCAATGCAGTCATTTTATTCCGGCAGGAATACAACCGCAGCTGAATTCACAAGCCTTTCTTATCTGGCATATACCTGTCGATCATGGCAAGAAATGTATCGCGCTTCAAAGGCTTACTCACATAATCAACACACCCGCAGTCAAGCGCTTTTTGCCGGTCCTCCTCAAAGGCATAGGCAGTGAGGGCGACTACCGGCAATTCGTTTCTGATTTCCAGAATCTGCCGGGTTGCATCATACCCATCCAGCAGGGGCATCTTGATATCCATCAGCACCAGGGAAATATTCGGGTTTTCTCTGCATTGCATTACTGCCTCCTCCCCGTTGAGTGCCCTGATAAGCTTTACCTGTCTGCCTGCCAGCAACTTATTCAGGTAGTAATAACTGATATCATCATCCTCAGCAACAAGAATCAGATTACCGGCAGGCGGCTCCGCGACTGAATCATGCATTTTTTCATGCGCGGTATGACCTTCGTCAGCCGGCAGGTAAGGCAATGTAAAAATAAAAACAGAACCTTTTCCCACTTCCGATTCCACGGTGATATCCCCGCCCATCATTCCGGCATAAGCTTTACAAATTGACAAACCGAGGCCGGAACCTTCATAATCGCGTGAATAAGAAACATCTGCCTGAACAAAACGCTCAAATATACTCTGCAGCCTGTCGGCAGGAATGCCCTTTCCGGTATCGGAAATACGGAATTCAAGCATGGAATCATCCACCAGCCAGTAACTCAGTTTTACTGAACCCCGGCGGGTGAACTTGAGGGCATTTTTGATAAGATTTGTAAGGATTGACTCAAGCTTGACATGATCTGAATTCACCCAGGTCTGCTCATCATTCAGTTTCTGCTCAACAGAGAAAACTAACCCTTTCTCATCAGCCTCAAACCTGAAAAATTTATACAACCTGTCAATCAACTGGTTGACATTTGTACGTGTATGATTTACAACAGCCTGCCCTGATTCAATTTTAGAAATGTCTATAATATCATTGATGGTACTCAACAAGCGTTCTCCACTCGATTTTACAATACCAATGTACTCGGCCCGCAGTTCGCTTTCGAGATCAGGCTCCTGCAAAAGATCCATGAAACCGATTATTCCGTTCATCGGCGTCCTGATTTCATGACTCATATTTGCCAGAAAAGCAGATTTCAGCCTGTCGCTTTCCTCTGCTTTGTCCTTGGCGGATTTCAGTTCAGTGATCATCCTTTTTTGGGCAGTTATATCTTCAAGAATAATCACGTAATGACTGATCTGCTGCTCCTTGTCAAAAACCGGGGATATCACTGCATTCTCCCAGAAAGTCCCGCCATTTTTGCGACGCTCCGGGTACTCTCCGCACCATTCCTTACCAGCACCAATGGCAGACCAGACTTCTTCTACCTGATGAAGATCCCCGGACTTACGATTCAACATTGACGGAACAAATCCGATGAGTTCTTCGGAATCCAACCCCGACATCTGCAGATACTTTGGATTTACATATTCAATAACGCCATGAGGGTTTGTGATTATTATACCCACAGGACTTTGTTCTATTGAACGGATCAACAGGTTTATGCGCTGCTCGGCGTATTTTTTGGCTGACACATCATGTACAACAGAATGCAAAAATTCCTTGCCCGAAATCAGAATGCTGCTGCTGAAGACCTCAACATCGCTGACAGACCCATCTTTATGACGATGCCGGAACTCAAAATGGGTACGTTTTTTGATCCTGGCATTTTCCATCTCCACTTTGAGCTTCTCCTCTGACAAGGTATTTATCTGATTGATGTTCATGCTGGTAAGCTCCTCATGGGTCCATCCGTAAAAAGCTGATGCCGATGCGTTTGCATCGGTGATCTGTCCTGATTCCGCATCTATCAGCAATTTTACCGCGGAATGATTTTCAAAAAGATTCCGGAACTTTTCTTCACTTCTCTGAAGTGCCTGCTCAGCCAGTTTTCGTTCGGTGATATCATCGACCATCACATGCCTAGCCCTTATACCATTATAAGTGACGAGATGCGACACAATTACAACCCATATAACTTCGCCATTCTTCTTTAAATGCTTCCACTCCCCGGCATGATTCAACTCAAAACTGGTCTCGGAAATACTCTTAATAAGGCGTTCATGTTCATCATCAGGCCTGATATCCATTATGGTCATTGAAAGAAACTCATCATGGCTGTAACCGTATTTTTCAATGGCTGCATCATTAACCTCAAGAAACCTGAGACTTTCCAGGGCATAAATCCACATTGGCTGTGGATTTTCGACAAACATGCGGCGGTATCTCGCTTCACTCGATTCAAGGGCGGCTTGATAATTACGCTGTTGGGACTGATCGTGAAAAACAAGCACGGCACCCGTCACGCTGCCTGATTCATCCCTGATAGGCGCCCCGCTGTCGGCTATAGGAATCCTTTTCCCATCCTTTGAAATCAGGTTGGTATGGTTTGCCAGGCCAACTACAATACCCGAAGACAGCACTTTAATAACCGGGTTCGGAACTTCCTCATCCGTATCTTCACTTGCAATACGGAATACCTCTGTTATGCTGCGGTTAATTGCATCTGATTCCTTCCAGCCCGTCAGCGATTCAGCAACAGGGTTCATATTCTGTATCATACCCGCCTTATCGGTTATGATGACACCATCCCCGATGCTGTAGATGGTAGTCCTGAATTCTTCGCGGGCCTGAAGTAATGAAGCAAGCACCCTGCGCTGCCGCTCCGCATTATACAACCAGAAAACCGCACCCAGAAACAAGCCCACCAGAACCAGCAGAATTAAAACCAGGACGATTTCCTCGCGGAGGCCTGAATAAAGCTCATCCTTATCAATCTTTGTGATCAGGTACCATGACGTTCCTTCAACAGGGCACAAATAAGCATAAATTTCGATTCCGCGATAGTCCGTAATTTCAATAATCCCTTTAAAACCATCAGTAGCCAACGCTTCATTTCCTTTCAAATCAGGCAAGGGTATTCTTTTTCTTAGAGCGGCCCCATCCTCGAAGCGCAGGTTACTTAACACCAACACCTGATCCCCTTCCTTCATTAGAAGCACCGATTCGGAAGATCTACCCGGTGAAGGATAGAAAGACAGCAACGGATATAAATAATCATAAGGGTCAATGCTCAACACGATCGCACTCTGCAACTCCCCTTCAGGCAAAGCCAGCGGTGCAATAAAATCTATCCTGGGGGCATTGTTTACAGGACTCAGATAAAGACCGGTACATATAACCATCTTTTCACGTACAGCCTCTTTGATAAAACCAACCAAAGCAGTGCCCGGCCCGGAAGAATCCGCGCTTGTGGATAAACGCAGATTACCTTCAACATCAGTAAGGAAAATTTCACTGTATCCGTGTTCGGTCTTCAGGTCATTCAGAAAGGTAATCAGATCAGCGCCGGAAGCCTCATCTCCGGAACTGATGCTTTTCAAATATACCGCATGGAGAAAAGTATTGGCCGATATTGCGGCAGCATCATTAATTTCATCCAGGTA
It includes:
- a CDS encoding cell division ATP-binding protein FtsE, encoding MALDTIIELNNLSVYQRNILVLSEVTLSIGKGEFVYLIGKTGTGKSSLLKTLYADLPVNEGEAEVVGYNLRNIKQKEVPYLRRKIGIVFQDFQLLSDRSVNDNLVFVLKATGWKDKEAADERIKDVLEKVGLKTKGFKMPHQLSGGEQQRVAIARALLNDPELILADEPTGNLDPETSEGIMTLLFEISHSGRAVLMATHNYALMEKFPTRTLKCEAGKVLTSENGFGQPGSIA
- a CDS encoding glycosyltransferase, with product MKKVIVTVTNDLSTDQRVDKSCRTLRNMGFSVLLVGRRLPGSLELTGRPYTTKRMKLFFRRGPLFYAEYNIRLLWLLITHRCHLIVANDLDTLPAGFLAHRLKRVPLVYDSHEFYTGTPELVDRPFVQGIWESIEAFIFPRLTDIITVNGSIARLYEEKYHKKLHVVRNIPRRLKEGKSYSRAELGLPEDRKIILLQGAGINIQRGAEEAIEAVGQCGDTLLLIIGSGDVIGKLKEKAEQPEFRDRVMFLPKMPYEEMMRYTRLADIGLTLDKDTNINYRFSLPNKLFDYIHARIPVLASRLPEIAAIVEGYDIGMITDSHDPEQIAKKFREMLDHPERTIRWKNNLDKAAEALCWEKEELILKEVYQKYV
- a CDS encoding PAS domain S-box protein, with the protein product MKNLRQRKLFPDRGKSVFILAIGLIFMMLIVAAIFYIRNGIASVKKKIGNELVSIAELKRNGITEWYLDEINDAAAISANTFLHAVYLKSISSGDEASGADLITFLNDLKTEHGYSEIFLTDVEGNLRLSTSADSSGPGTALVGFIKEAVREKMVICTGLYLSPVNNAPRIDFIAPLALPEGELQSAIVLSIDPYDYLYPLLSFYPSPGRSSESVLLMKEGDQVLVLSNLRFEDGAALRKRIPLPDLKGNEALATDGFKGIIEITDYRGIEIYAYLCPVEGTSWYLITKIDKDELYSGLREEIVLVLILLVLVGLFLGAVFWLYNAERQRRVLASLLQAREEFRTTIYSIGDGVIITDKAGMIQNMNPVAESLTGWKESDAINRSITEVFRIASEDTDEEVPNPVIKVLSSGIVVGLANHTNLISKDGKRIPIADSGAPIRDESGSVTGAVLVFHDQSQQRNYQAALESSEARYRRMFVENPQPMWIYALESLRFLEVNDAAIEKYGYSHDEFLSMTIMDIRPDDEHERLIKSISETSFELNHAGEWKHLKKNGEVIWVVIVSHLVTYNGIRARHVMVDDITERKLAEQALQRSEEKFRNLFENHSAVKLLIDAESGQITDANASASAFYGWTHEELTSMNINQINTLSEEKLKVEMENARIKKRTHFEFRHRHKDGSVSDVEVFSSSILISGKEFLHSVVHDVSAKKYAEQRINLLIRSIEQSPVGIIITNPHGVIEYVNPKYLQMSGLDSEELIGFVPSMLNRKSGDLHQVEEVWSAIGAGKEWCGEYPERRKNGGTFWENAVISPVFDKEQQISHYVIILEDITAQKRMITELKSAKDKAEESDRLKSAFLANMSHEIRTPMNGIIGFMDLLQEPDLESELRAEYIGIVKSSGERLLSTINDIIDISKIESGQAVVNHTRTNVNQLIDRLYKFFRFEADEKGLVFSVEQKLNDEQTWVNSDHVKLESILTNLIKNALKFTRRGSVKLSYWLVDDSMLEFRISDTGKGIPADRLQSIFERFVQADVSYSRDYEGSGLGLSICKAYAGMMGGDITVESEVGKGSVFIFTLPYLPADEGHTAHEKMHDSVAEPPAGNLILVAEDDDISYYYLNKLLAGRQVKLIRALNGEEAVMQCRENPNISLVLMDIKMPLLDGYDATRQILEIRNELPVVALTAYAFEEDRQKALDCGCVDYVSKPLKRDTFLAMIDRYMPDKKGL